In a single window of the Methanolobus psychrophilus R15 genome:
- a CDS encoding acetyl-coenzyme A synthetase yields the protein MSENFDVKLSGKSYLPDPSAKENSWIQDYETAYAGFLKDPEKHWESIAEELDWFKKWDHVREWEHPHAKWFTHAKLNITYNCLDRHIFNGKRNKVAIIWVGDDGKEQVITYRQLYREVMRFANGLKSLGVGKGDRVCIYMPLVPEQIIAMLACARIGAVHSVVFGGFGSNALHSRIKDAQAKIVITADAAIRRGKRIDLKSLVDKAVVNASCVEKIIVLRRMSPPMELFSEIEVDFNDILEKEDKECEPEVMDSEDPLFILYTSGTTGPAKGIVHTCGGYMVGTYYTTKCVLDLKDSDVMWCTADPGWITGHSYIVYGPLSLGATILITEATPDYPDPGIWWSIIEEFDVTVFYTAPTVIRMFMRQGEQWPQQYNLNSLRILGSVGEPLNPEAFEWYYSVVGKNKCPVLDTWWQTETGMHMITTTVGEPMKPGFAGRAVPGIVVDVVDENGQPVPPGTGGLLVIKEPWPSMMRTVYGNDERYRQYWSTIGNYYTAGDLAVKDEDGYIMILGRSDDVLIVAGHNIGSAEVESALVSHEAVAEAAVIGKPDPLKGDSIKAFIILCIGYKPSDKLKLDLVYHVRMDLGPIAIPSEIEFVESLPKTRSGKIMRRVLKARELGMDPGDLSSLDD from the coding sequence ATGTCTGAGAATTTTGATGTAAAACTGAGCGGCAAGAGTTACCTGCCAGATCCCTCTGCTAAAGAGAATTCCTGGATACAGGATTATGAAACTGCCTACGCCGGATTTCTCAAGGATCCTGAAAAGCACTGGGAAAGTATTGCAGAGGAGCTGGATTGGTTCAAAAAATGGGACCATGTCCGTGAATGGGAGCACCCGCATGCAAAATGGTTCACTCATGCAAAACTGAATATAACCTATAATTGCCTGGACCGCCACATCTTCAATGGTAAAAGGAACAAAGTCGCAATAATATGGGTTGGCGATGATGGCAAAGAGCAGGTGATCACATATCGGCAGCTTTACCGTGAGGTCATGAGATTTGCCAATGGTCTGAAGTCACTGGGCGTGGGCAAGGGAGACCGAGTCTGCATCTACATGCCCTTGGTGCCCGAGCAGATAATTGCCATGCTGGCATGTGCCCGTATAGGTGCGGTACATAGCGTTGTGTTCGGCGGTTTTGGCTCCAATGCACTGCATTCAAGGATCAAGGACGCGCAGGCAAAGATAGTCATAACTGCAGATGCAGCTATAAGACGTGGCAAACGTATCGATCTTAAATCCCTTGTTGACAAAGCTGTTGTAAATGCTTCCTGTGTGGAAAAGATAATTGTTCTCAGGAGAATGTCCCCCCCAATGGAGCTCTTCTCGGAGATAGAGGTCGACTTTAATGACATCCTGGAGAAAGAGGATAAGGAATGCGAACCGGAAGTGATGGATTCCGAGGACCCGCTCTTTATACTTTATACCAGTGGCACCACAGGACCTGCAAAAGGTATTGTCCATACATGCGGTGGCTATATGGTCGGAACATATTACACCACTAAGTGTGTGTTAGACCTGAAAGACAGCGACGTGATGTGGTGTACGGCCGACCCGGGCTGGATCACCGGGCACAGCTACATAGTCTATGGTCCTCTTTCTCTGGGTGCTACAATACTGATAACGGAGGCAACTCCTGATTATCCTGACCCCGGCATCTGGTGGAGCATCATAGAAGAGTTCGACGTGACCGTCTTCTACACAGCGCCGACCGTTATTCGTATGTTCATGAGACAGGGTGAGCAGTGGCCGCAACAATATAACCTGAATTCCCTTCGGATACTGGGTTCTGTAGGCGAGCCTCTCAACCCGGAGGCTTTTGAGTGGTACTACAGCGTCGTCGGTAAGAATAAATGCCCCGTCCTGGATACCTGGTGGCAGACAGAAACGGGCATGCACATGATCACCACGACTGTAGGCGAACCCATGAAGCCGGGATTTGCAGGCCGTGCCGTTCCGGGCATTGTTGTGGACGTTGTCGATGAGAACGGCCAGCCCGTGCCTCCGGGTACAGGTGGTCTTCTGGTCATTAAGGAACCCTGGCCCTCAATGATGAGGACTGTATATGGTAATGATGAAAGGTACAGGCAGTACTGGAGCACCATTGGCAATTATTACACTGCCGGTGACCTTGCTGTGAAGGATGAGGACGGCTATATAATGATACTGGGCCGTTCTGACGATGTCCTTATAGTTGCTGGCCATAACATAGGCAGTGCGGAAGTGGAAAGCGCACTTGTCTCCCACGAAGCCGTTGCTGAGGCAGCGGTCATAGGCAAGCCCGATCCCCTCAAAGGAGATTCCATCAAAGCCTTCATCATACTTTGCATAGGTTACAAGCCCAGCGATAAACTCAAGCTGGACCTTGTATATCATGTAAGGATGGATCTGGGTCCTATCGCCATACCTTCAGAGATAGAATTCGTGGAATCCCTGCCAAAGACCCGCAGTGGCAAGATTATGAGGCGGGTGCTCAAAGCCAGGGAGCTTGGCATGGATCCGGGAGACCTTTCCTCTCTGGACGACTGA
- a CDS encoding ribonuclease H has translation MGFGWVISWKSKQAPTEGRKEKQRSPANTNNVAEYTALKEGIVNYLELGGKGPLRVCGDSQLVISQMSGKWKINNENLAIIKEQIASLIQSNGLRVTFKWIPRGENSIADRLAMPGDAPARPVERKLIADVNTSKALPLLRIQINELNAHPSPGFKSFAGLKVGGMDAYSRIKLEDLKKQAGVSAAALVLKEFPQDELHQASALRWMLRGLAADLAVRKVKTDIELGNKRAKGNSKR, from the coding sequence ATGGGATTTGGATGGGTTATTAGCTGGAAGAGCAAACAAGCTCCCACAGAAGGAAGAAAAGAGAAGCAGCGTTCCCCCGCAAACACAAACAATGTAGCGGAGTACACTGCACTGAAGGAGGGAATAGTGAATTACCTGGAACTTGGCGGAAAGGGGCCTCTCCGGGTGTGCGGCGACAGCCAGCTGGTCATCAGCCAGATGTCAGGAAAATGGAAGATAAATAACGAGAATCTTGCGATAATCAAAGAGCAGATAGCATCGCTCATACAAAGTAACGGTCTCAGGGTAACGTTCAAATGGATTCCCCGGGGTGAGAATAGTATAGCTGACAGACTGGCAATGCCGGGTGATGCACCAGCGAGGCCCGTTGAAAGGAAATTGATAGCAGACGTGAACACATCCAAAGCCCTGCCCTTGCTTAGGATACAGATCAATGAATTGAACGCACATCCATCCCCGGGGTTCAAAAGCTTCGCCGGATTGAAAGTAGGTGGGATGGACGCCTATTCCAGGATCAAGCTAGAAGACCTGAAAAAGCAGGCGGGTGTAAGTGCAGCGGCTCTTGTCCTGAAAGAATTCCCACAGGATGAACTGCATCAGGCCTCTGCCCTGAGGTGGATGCTCAGGGGGCTTGCAGCAGACCTTGCAGTACGGAAAGTAAAGACAGACATTGAGCTTGGAAATAAAAGGGCTAAAGGAAATTCAAAGCGCTAG
- the nadC2 gene encoding nicotinate-nucleotide pyrophosphorylase (carboxylating), translating into MVDFFDLYLSEDCPYGDETTELLGITGKGKLRIMSREHGVAACMDDLADFYRKNGLEVISSLGNGAEFNAHDVIFEAQGDLPALFRLWRVSQTFLSLVCAIASNTRFSVELAHKVNPDLIIATSRKTHPGFRKYELKAVKTGGGQHHRNSLSDSVLLSQNHLSIIEDIGRLRSTRKIEIEPRSREEAYKYAPLADVLLLDHFSPEELESFVPELRSLNPGLEVAVGGIDLKRVAEYAKFVDIIVTSELYYSKPLDLTAKIRKL; encoded by the coding sequence ATGGTTGATTTTTTTGATCTTTACCTCTCGGAAGATTGCCCATACGGTGATGAGACCACAGAGCTTCTGGGTATAACGGGCAAGGGAAAGCTGCGTATCATGTCTCGGGAGCATGGTGTAGCTGCGTGCATGGATGACCTTGCTGATTTCTACCGGAAAAACGGCCTGGAAGTTATCAGCAGCCTCGGCAACGGTGCAGAATTCAATGCGCATGATGTGATATTTGAGGCACAGGGTGATCTTCCTGCGCTTTTCAGGCTCTGGAGGGTATCACAAACTTTCCTTTCACTTGTCTGTGCTATCGCTTCCAATACCCGGTTTAGCGTCGAGCTGGCACATAAGGTCAACCCTGATCTGATAATAGCTACCAGCAGGAAGACACATCCTGGTTTTCGCAAATATGAACTCAAGGCCGTGAAGACAGGAGGCGGTCAGCATCATCGCAATTCTCTGAGTGACTCTGTTCTGCTCAGCCAGAACCATCTCAGTATCATTGAGGATATCGGAAGGCTGAGGTCCACGAGGAAGATAGAGATAGAACCACGCAGCAGGGAGGAGGCATATAAATACGCGCCTCTTGCAGATGTGCTGCTGCTTGACCATTTCAGTCCTGAGGAACTGGAATCCTTTGTGCCTGAGCTTCGCTCTCTAAATCCGGGGCTTGAAGTTGCAGTGGGTGGCATTGATCTGAAAAGAGTTGCTGAATATGCAAAATTTGTCGATATCATTGTCACAAGCGAGCTTTACTATTCAAAGCCACTGGACCTGACGGCAAAGATACGGAAACTATAG
- a CDS encoding thioredoxin, producing MQKPFLEKVKEELGDKVEVKVIDVDQNQELASKYGIQAVPTLVILKDGNPVKRFTGVTTAGVLIEELKKVL from the coding sequence ATGCAGAAGCCCTTCCTTGAGAAAGTAAAGGAGGAACTGGGGGATAAAGTCGAAGTAAAGGTCATCGATGTTGACCAGAATCAGGAACTTGCATCAAAATATGGCATTCAGGCAGTTCCAACTCTTGTCATCCTGAAGGATGGAAATCCTGTAAAGCGTTTTACAGGTGTCACGACAGCAGGTGTTCTTATCGAAGAGCTGAAAAAGGTGCTTTAA
- a CDS encoding putative mRNA 3-end processing factor translates to MQEMIDLGVMVFRQKNTKGTFKPHLSVKFRSCEGELVTFSIDTTRNPAKYVQPDAYLITHAHSDHHGMSAMLSERAVCSVKTAQALEIRHDRSYKGRTMDIGGSIEVNGVTITAYPNFHTVGSTSFYWENEVGTRILVTGDVKDASMLPKCDVLITEANYGDPGDATCYFDDDIIGFRNILQDNACLAFGAYAFGKAQRAVGLLRGLGYNGAIAMEEKSLALTRYLLEDAGDIIGLGEACGDSICVVPPWDLDKLPMNMSKYVMTGRCDYKYPSIHISDHLDARGLTGMVQAMDPEFTLVYHPSGHRPGRFASHLRGLGFNAISLDKVNNILSNHFI, encoded by the coding sequence TTGCAGGAAATGATCGATCTTGGGGTAATGGTCTTCAGGCAGAAGAACACAAAAGGTACATTCAAGCCTCATCTTTCCGTTAAGTTCAGGTCCTGCGAGGGAGAACTTGTCACTTTTTCCATAGATACCACCAGGAACCCTGCAAAATATGTTCAGCCTGACGCCTATCTTATCACTCATGCGCACTCTGACCACCATGGCATGTCTGCCATGCTCTCAGAACGCGCCGTCTGTTCTGTTAAGACGGCCCAAGCTCTTGAAATCAGGCATGACCGTTCCTATAAAGGCAGAACAATGGATATTGGCGGCTCCATTGAAGTCAATGGTGTCACAATAACTGCCTATCCTAATTTTCATACTGTGGGATCCACATCCTTCTACTGGGAGAACGAAGTAGGTACTCGTATCCTGGTCACGGGGGATGTTAAGGATGCTTCCATGCTGCCCAAATGTGATGTGCTCATTACCGAAGCCAACTACGGAGATCCCGGGGATGCGACATGCTATTTTGATGACGATATCATAGGTTTCAGGAACATCCTGCAGGACAACGCCTGCCTCGCCTTTGGAGCATATGCCTTTGGTAAGGCCCAGAGGGCTGTGGGATTGCTTAGAGGCCTGGGGTATAACGGTGCAATAGCCATGGAGGAGAAATCCCTTGCCCTGACACGCTACCTGCTTGAAGATGCTGGTGACATCATCGGGCTGGGAGAGGCATGTGGCGACTCTATCTGTGTCGTGCCACCCTGGGACCTTGACAAGCTTCCCATGAACATGTCCAAATATGTGATGACAGGCAGATGCGACTACAAATATCCGTCCATACATATAAGTGACCATCTGGACGCAAGGGGGCTGACTGGCATGGTGCAGGCTATGGATCCGGAGTTCACGCTGGTCTATCATCCGTCAGGGCACAGGCCCGGCAGGTTCGCCAGTCACCTTAGAGGACTTGGCTTTAATGCCATTTCTCTTGATAAGGTGAACAATATATTGAGCAATCATTTTATCTAG
- a CDS encoding putative ATPase RIL: protein MRIAILNKDRCQPRRCSHECEKYCPRVRTGDETIVFPEGGGKPIISEELCVGCGICINRCPFDAIMIIGLPEELKEPTHRYGANAFALYGLPVPQVGRVTGILGPNGIGKSTAVQILSGALIPNFGDGAGDWENVLRHYAGTALHDYFSDVADGNTKVSQKPQYVDMIPKAFKGKASELLDRTDERGVLGELIEKLGLSPVIDRNISELSGGELQRVAIAACAARDADFYFFDEISPYLDIYQRINSAQLIQEIARDKAVLVVEHDLAILDMLADVVHVAYGQPGAYGVITYPKGVRIAINQYLKGYLPEENVRIRPDAIKFEVHPPRVGSDIATLVNYDHFSKKYGNGFSLETDSGSLKQGEVLGIVGPNGIGKSTFVKILAGEVDPDEGKMDLGITISYKPQYIKPDVSMQVQYFLRGVSRKFDTSYFQSEVAKPMQLEPLYERDLKDLSGGELQRVAIAACLCRDADMYILDEPSAHLDVEQRSMTTRVIKRFAENSGKTAMVVDHDIYLIDMLSERLIVFEGEPAVNGKAHRPFSMQDGMNKFLANLHITFRRDEDTSRPRVNKPESRLDREQKASGEYYYHNLE from the coding sequence ATGCGAATAGCCATATTGAACAAGGACAGGTGCCAGCCAAGGCGCTGCAGTCATGAATGTGAAAAGTACTGTCCCAGGGTAAGGACAGGGGACGAAACCATCGTTTTCCCGGAAGGCGGCGGAAAGCCGATCATCTCGGAAGAGCTCTGCGTAGGTTGCGGTATCTGTATCAACAGGTGCCCTTTCGATGCTATTATGATCATCGGCCTTCCGGAAGAGCTGAAAGAACCCACTCACAGGTACGGAGCAAATGCTTTTGCGCTTTATGGCCTGCCGGTTCCTCAGGTGGGCAGGGTCACAGGTATTCTGGGTCCTAACGGCATCGGAAAAAGTACGGCGGTGCAGATACTGTCAGGTGCCCTTATACCCAACTTCGGAGATGGCGCAGGTGACTGGGAAAATGTGCTCCGGCATTACGCGGGCACAGCTCTGCATGACTACTTCAGTGACGTGGCTGACGGCAATACGAAGGTCTCCCAGAAGCCCCAGTATGTGGATATGATCCCCAAGGCCTTTAAAGGGAAAGCCAGTGAACTGCTTGACAGGACCGACGAGCGTGGCGTTCTCGGGGAACTGATAGAAAAGCTTGGCCTGTCTCCTGTTATTGACAGGAATATATCCGAGCTTAGTGGAGGAGAACTCCAGAGAGTAGCCATTGCAGCATGTGCTGCAAGGGACGCTGACTTCTATTTCTTTGACGAGATCAGCCCCTATCTTGATATATACCAGCGCATCAACTCCGCCCAGCTTATCCAGGAAATAGCCAGGGATAAAGCGGTGCTTGTTGTCGAGCACGACCTGGCCATCCTTGACATGCTGGCAGATGTTGTGCATGTGGCGTACGGGCAGCCGGGAGCCTATGGTGTCATAACCTATCCAAAAGGTGTGCGTATCGCAATCAACCAGTATCTTAAGGGTTACCTGCCCGAGGAGAACGTACGTATCAGGCCCGATGCCATAAAGTTTGAGGTGCATCCTCCGCGTGTAGGATCAGATATTGCGACCCTGGTAAATTACGATCATTTCTCCAAGAAATACGGGAATGGTTTTTCTCTTGAGACTGATAGCGGCTCCCTTAAACAGGGTGAAGTTCTGGGAATAGTCGGACCCAACGGTATCGGTAAATCCACTTTTGTAAAGATACTGGCCGGAGAGGTCGACCCGGATGAAGGCAAGATGGACCTGGGCATCACTATTTCCTATAAGCCTCAATATATCAAGCCTGATGTCTCCATGCAGGTGCAGTACTTCCTGCGTGGCGTCTCCCGCAAGTTCGATACAAGCTATTTCCAGTCCGAAGTAGCCAAACCCATGCAGCTTGAGCCCCTGTATGAACGTGATCTTAAGGACCTCAGTGGTGGAGAGCTCCAGAGGGTAGCCATTGCAGCCTGCCTGTGCAGGGATGCAGACATGTATATCCTTGACGAGCCAAGCGCCCACCTGGATGTCGAACAGCGCTCCATGACTACCAGGGTGATCAAGAGATTTGCCGAGAACAGCGGTAAGACTGCCATGGTGGTCGACCACGACATCTATTTGATAGACATGCTTAGCGAGCGCCTCATAGTCTTTGAAGGTGAGCCTGCAGTCAACGGTAAGGCTCACCGGCCTTTCAGCATGCAGGATGGCATGAACAAGTTCCTGGCGAACCTGCATATCACCTTCAGGCGTGATGAGGATACATCCCGGCCCAGGGTTAACAAACCGGAATCAAGGCTTGACAGGGAGCAGAAGGCCAGCGGGGAGTATTATTACCATAATCTCGAGTAA
- a CDS encoding methyltransferase: protein MLSKIPVDLSKVDQKDINKEILRAAIVAELDAINLYEQMAGLTDNDEVKRVLMDVALEEKTHVGEFQTLLLRADEQQKEELKAGEKEVEELSK, encoded by the coding sequence ATGTTATCAAAGATACCGGTGGACCTTTCCAAAGTCGATCAGAAGGATATAAACAAAGAGATATTAAGGGCGGCAATAGTTGCCGAACTGGATGCCATCAATCTCTATGAGCAAATGGCAGGTCTCACAGACAACGATGAAGTAAAGAGGGTCCTTATGGATGTTGCACTTGAAGAGAAGACCCATGTGGGCGAGTTCCAGACTTTGCTCTTAAGGGCTGATGAGCAGCAGAAAGAGGAACTCAAGGCAGGGGAAAAAGAGGTCGAGGAGCTTTCAAAGTAA
- a CDS encoding rubrerythrin, whose amino-acid sequence MLSEIPINLQMVNKEDLDKEIMRAAMIAELDAVNLYESMASLTDSEDLKVILLDVAKEEKVHVAMFQTVLMEVDREYLKIMADYALGKGRM is encoded by the coding sequence ATGTTATCAGAGATACCTATTAACCTGCAGATGGTGAATAAAGAGGACCTTGATAAGGAGATAATGAGAGCTGCCATGATTGCAGAACTGGATGCTGTGAACCTGTACGAATCAATGGCCTCGCTCACTGATAGCGAGGATCTTAAAGTGATCCTCCTGGATGTCGCCAAAGAGGAAAAGGTCCATGTAGCAATGTTTCAGACAGTGCTCATGGAAGTTGACAGGGAATACCTGAAGATCATGGCAGATTACGCTCTAGGAAAAGGGAGGATGTGA
- a CDS encoding ABC-2 type transporter, producing the protein MSGWLTIAKWEFFRSKLKFDSRSAILLTLTLALVIAASFAAAQTQMSMNQKIYTAASTEPALRPILESDQRFSYLPVTIYDATQFYLYGADFVIIGNNVYLGDNPKSAAAGSALENTIKEYREIVLTSYNDINNSHPVWVTVHDIERPQNFQLLSAQGAAGSLDTGMDSGPNARSHQGYPAGEITTEYLNAGSSFTLPQDISDLDDYKARAFFQKQTLSTPSFFSPPIPFTAILYAFLFIFPIYFISQFYSTSIMDERTNKKGELILAAPLSSREIVIGKTLPYILVTLLIQAVITMYIMGIPADIRTAQSSLLILAAILPVVLLFFALSFFGAILSRSFKELTFTSVFLSVIISGYLFFPAMFTNIHAISSISPITLIVRLIEGETLQIGTYLFSTLPFYFVAFSAFLFGTYIYREEDLFTQKAVSEKITDCLEIFLLNPYGSVFLLSIIFIPFVYMTQLMLIVMLFNLPAPHSVIVMIALSAMAEELVKSAGIYTIFKRKLQLVTMKNALRLAILSGTGFFVGEKAVAVLTLAPIASSAFGAVMTMGTLLLIPLLLHMSTAAVSSIVMYRFGTRRYLLSVILATVVHSAYNLFILRGVLFG; encoded by the coding sequence ATGTCCGGATGGTTAACGATAGCAAAATGGGAGTTTTTCAGGTCCAAACTCAAATTCGATTCAAGGTCAGCCATATTGCTGACACTTACCCTGGCACTGGTCATAGCAGCATCCTTTGCAGCCGCACAGACACAGATGAGCATGAACCAGAAAATATACACTGCGGCATCTACAGAACCTGCACTTCGCCCCATACTTGAAAGTGACCAGAGATTCAGTTATCTGCCTGTCACAATATATGATGCCACCCAGTTCTACCTGTACGGAGCAGATTTCGTAATTATCGGTAATAATGTATATCTTGGAGATAATCCCAAGTCAGCTGCTGCCGGAAGTGCACTTGAGAATACCATAAAGGAATACCGTGAGATCGTACTGACTTCCTACAATGACATTAACAACAGCCATCCGGTCTGGGTCACTGTGCACGATATTGAGAGACCTCAGAACTTCCAGCTATTGAGTGCACAGGGTGCTGCCGGAAGCCTGGATACAGGCATGGATAGCGGCCCTAATGCACGGTCCCACCAAGGTTACCCTGCAGGAGAAATAACAACAGAATACCTCAATGCAGGCTCCTCGTTCACACTTCCGCAGGACATCAGCGATCTTGACGATTACAAAGCAAGGGCATTCTTCCAGAAGCAGACGCTCTCTACGCCATCTTTCTTCTCACCGCCTATTCCATTCACGGCGATACTCTATGCTTTCCTGTTCATATTCCCCATATATTTCATCTCGCAGTTCTATTCCACAAGTATCATGGATGAGCGCACCAATAAAAAAGGAGAACTCATACTTGCCGCGCCTCTGTCCAGTAGAGAGATCGTAATCGGTAAAACATTACCCTATATCCTCGTCACCCTTCTCATCCAGGCTGTTATCACTATGTATATCATGGGAATCCCGGCGGACATTAGAACAGCACAGAGCTCACTACTGATCCTTGCAGCAATACTGCCGGTTGTGCTTCTGTTCTTCGCGCTATCATTTTTCGGCGCCATACTTTCAAGGAGCTTCAAGGAACTGACCTTCACAAGCGTCTTCCTGTCAGTGATAATCTCCGGATACCTCTTCTTCCCGGCGATGTTTACAAATATCCACGCCATCAGTTCCATCTCCCCGATCACCCTTATTGTCCGCCTTATAGAGGGCGAGACCCTGCAGATCGGCACATATCTGTTCTCAACCCTGCCATTCTATTTTGTCGCGTTTTCCGCCTTTTTATTCGGGACCTATATATACAGGGAAGAGGACCTCTTCACACAGAAAGCAGTATCAGAGAAGATAACAGATTGCCTGGAGATTTTCCTTCTGAACCCATACGGCTCTGTTTTCCTGCTGAGCATTATCTTCATCCCGTTCGTTTACATGACTCAATTGATGCTGATCGTCATGCTGTTCAACCTGCCGGCCCCGCATTCTGTCATCGTGATGATAGCACTTTCTGCGATGGCAGAAGAACTGGTCAAATCAGCCGGAATATACACAATCTTCAAAAGAAAGCTTCAGCTGGTCACTATGAAAAACGCTCTCAGGCTTGCTATCCTTTCAGGTACAGGCTTCTTTGTCGGAGAAAAGGCAGTTGCCGTCCTTACTCTGGCGCCCATTGCAAGTTCCGCATTTGGGGCAGTGATGACAATGGGCACGCTCCTGCTAATTCCCCTCCTGCTGCACATGTCGACTGCGGCGGTCAGTTCGATAGTAATGTACAGGTTCGGTACCAGGAGATACCTGCTCTCAGTGATACTGGCAACCGTGGTCCATAGCGCATACAATCTTTTCATTCTCAGAGGTGTTCTTTTTGGCTAA
- a CDS encoding ABC transporter related protein translates to MLIYSEVYSVYVEQKIIEVEGLRKEYGDFVAVEDLSFSISKGEIFGIVGPNGAGKTTTLKMLSGLVRPSRGTITMKGLDIGRDAVKIKSFLGFLPEESPLYEGMEVDDYLMFFAELYGVEKNVARKRINDLLFDLSLNADGKKIGDLSKGMKRKVAIARSLINDPDILIYDEPSSGLDPMTSRYITDYVRSLKGAGKTIIFSAHNLYQVESLCDNIMIMKNGRLITLGTAADIREEFGRIQYRLEFRVDNIDDYSLAELKKTDDGYVVITHDISIINNTTKWVASKGGDIVEMRTIVPSLEEIFLELMGVELFVD, encoded by the coding sequence TTGCTTATATATAGTGAAGTATATTCTGTTTATGTGGAACAGAAGATCATCGAAGTAGAAGGGCTCAGGAAAGAATACGGGGATTTTGTTGCAGTCGAAGACCTCAGTTTCTCTATCTCAAAAGGCGAGATATTCGGAATAGTGGGTCCCAACGGTGCAGGCAAGACAACCACTTTGAAGATGCTGAGCGGCCTTGTCAGGCCAAGCAGGGGTACTATTACGATGAAGGGACTGGATATCGGTCGGGATGCTGTTAAGATCAAATCCTTCCTGGGTTTTCTTCCCGAAGAGTCACCCCTGTATGAAGGCATGGAAGTTGATGATTATCTGATGTTCTTTGCGGAGCTCTATGGCGTCGAAAAGAACGTCGCCAGGAAAAGGATTAATGACCTGCTTTTTGATCTATCTCTCAACGCTGACGGCAAGAAAATAGGCGACCTCTCCAAGGGTATGAAGCGCAAGGTTGCTATCGCCCGCTCACTGATAAATGACCCTGACATCCTGATATATGATGAGCCGTCTTCAGGCCTTGATCCGATGACCTCCAGGTATATCACGGATTACGTGCGGTCTCTCAAGGGGGCGGGTAAAACGATTATTTTCAGTGCCCACAACCTGTACCAGGTTGAAAGCCTGTGTGACAATATCATGATCATGAAGAACGGCAGGCTCATTACTCTGGGGACGGCAGCCGATATCCGCGAGGAGTTCGGGCGGATACAGTACCGGCTTGAGTTCAGGGTGGATAATATCGATGATTATAGCCTTGCCGAACTGAAAAAGACCGATGATGGCTATGTTGTTATCACCCATGATATCAGCATTATTAACAATACCACCAAATGGGTCGCGTCAAAAGGCGGGGATATCGTTGAGATGCGTACGATAGTACCTTCGCTGGAAGAGATCTTCCTAGAGCTGATGGGAGTCGAACTGTTCGTAGATTGA
- a CDS encoding MarR family transcriptional regulator produces MTSSLKSIDCLASRGHQSIGRDAFLFSREIHTFIAREMEPYGIGSGQFPFLMRLLHHDGISQEVLIRDLNCDRATGTRAINKLEENGYVLRETDPQDKRAYRVCLTDKSRQLEPVIKQMSVLINDIVFDGFTGEEKILFVQMIKRAIGNLSRENDARKAGK; encoded by the coding sequence TTGACTTCTTCACTTAAAAGCATAGATTGCCTCGCGTCAAGAGGCCATCAATCCATCGGAAGAGATGCATTCCTGTTCTCCAGGGAAATTCATACTTTCATTGCAAGAGAGATGGAGCCATATGGTATAGGTAGCGGACAGTTTCCTTTCCTGATGCGCCTGCTCCATCACGATGGTATCAGCCAGGAAGTCCTTATAAGAGACCTGAATTGTGACAGGGCCACAGGTACCAGAGCCATTAACAAGCTGGAAGAGAACGGGTATGTTCTCAGGGAGACAGACCCGCAGGATAAGCGTGCCTACAGGGTATGCCTGACTGACAAATCCAGGCAGCTGGAGCCGGTAATTAAGCAGATGTCCGTGCTGATCAATGATATTGTATTTGATGGTTTCACCGGGGAAGAAAAAATCCTTTTCGTTCAAATGATAAAGCGGGCCATAGGCAATCTATCCCGTGAGAACGATGCCAGGAAGGCCGGCAAATGA